The nucleotide window TCGGAGTCGACCGTAATCAGCGGTATTTTGCGAAGCATCTCCAGTACGTTGGAGGTCTTTGATTCCGGGTCGGCCTCCACGCTATAGGTCAGTTTATCCGGGTCTACCTTTACCAACGGTTTTTGGGCTACGATTGAAACTTCTTTCATTACAACCCCTTCTTCCATTGCAACTTTGCCGACATCAGTTTTGGCTTCGGTAACGTTGGCTACCACTTTTGCCTCCTTGAATCCCATGAATGACAAAACTACCGTGTATTTGCGTTTCTCTTTTACGGCAAACGAAAACTTTCCATTGACGTCGCTGCTGATCTTTTTTAAAACTTTTGCGCTGTCATTTTGTAACGTAACGGTAGCATACGGAATAGTTTTCCCGTTGGAGGCTTCTACTGCCTGTCCGGCAATTTGGTACGGTAGATTCTTGTTTTCGGCATGTAGCATCAGGGCTCCGAAAAACAAGCAAAGAAGGGTGATTTTTTTATACATGGATTGATTTAATAAATGAACAAAAATCATTTAACAGACTCTGTGCAAACCTACGACAATTTCGTATTTGCACAACGACGGCGATTTTAATTTAAATATTTTTATTTGTTATGTTTTATATTAAAATGGAAGGTCTCCTCATCAATGCGGGCTTGTGTATGAAAGGAGAAATGAATGGAATAAGGAATTTTAAAAAGAAGGAATGCTGTAAATGTTATTTTAATTCACGAATCGGATAAAATTTCGGGGCTGTTACGCCCCGAAATGATGATTTGTATTGCCTTTCAGCAATTGTTCTACTACTCAGAAAGAGATTTTGGGGAAGTGTGTGAGTTTATTTCTTTTGAGCTATCCCCTCTAAGGCGTTGCCAAAAAGCTCGATTCGGGAATCCGGCGTGACGGTTTGAAAGATTTCACGGATATTGATTCCGGAAGAAAAAGTTCCTCCCTGAAGTGCAAGATTAAGCTTGTTGATCCGATTGTCTTTCTCAATGCTTATTTGTCCATGATTACTCGCGGATGCGTTCAAAAAGTTGATTGTAGAATTGCGAATAACTATTTTACCGGGTTCTTTGATAACATTCAATTTTAATGAATCCAGGTTGAAGCCTGATAGCTTGCAAGATACTCTGCTGATAATAATTTGTTTGACTTTTGGAATAACTAATACGCCTTTGGCATTATCCTGTAGGCGAACTACTAACCCGGAGTCGGTTGTCTGCCAGTGTATATTGGGTTCTCCTTGAAGCATCAGTATGTTGTTTTTTCCTTGTATGACAGAGAAAATTGTGTCACCTGTCCAGATATTGACGCTGTCAGGGGCCAAAATATACACTCGGTCTACCGTTTTATTGAGGTTGTGCTTGGTGAAATTGCGATAGGGATTATTCCAGTCTGTCTGGTCATACATTTTCTTTATTCCGGCAGCATTGATCGCAAAGCCAATTATAAACACCACTATGGTGCTTATTATGATGATATTACTTGTTTTCATTAATATGTAATTTTATAAGACTAATTGAGCACTTACATGTCAGATTCTCATTCTGTTTGGGAAGGCTAAGAGTTCTTTTTTGTTTCATTCTGGAATTCGACTCTGAATTTTTCGAAACGAGCCGTTACTTCTTTGAAATCGATTTCAAGCAAGAGAATCGTCTTGAAAATCTCGGGTAGGGTATTCTCCAAAAAAGGATCTTGCAAGGTCTCCATCACTTTTTGCCTGGCATTGGCCGCAATGAAATAACCTATTCCCCGCCGGTTGTAGATGATCTCTTTTTGTTCCAAATACTCGTAGGTGCGGATTACCGTGTTGGGATTTACTTCCAGTTCGATCGCCATTTCCCGGGTCGACGGAATTTTATCTTCTTCTTTGAAGATTCCCTGCAGAATTTTCTCGCACACTCTGTCGGCTATCTGGATGTATATCGAATGTTTATCCTTGAATTCCATAGGTCAGAGTTGTTTTTCTTTTATCTTGAAATAGAGTGCAAACCAATAGACATAGATCAGATAACTCGGCAGATAGGGAATCCCTTTGTAGACCATTTGACCGTATTCGTGGTTTCTCACGTAAGAAATAGTATCGAAGCTACCGTTTCTGAATCCTTCGATGGGAAGAATCCAGTTGAAAGTCAGCCCGGGAAGAGCATAAAAGAATAGAAAGAACAGGATGATGATTGCAATAGAGGTTTTAACAATGGCA belongs to Paludibacter jiangxiensis and includes:
- a CDS encoding GntR family transcriptional regulator; this encodes MEFKDKHSIYIQIADRVCEKILQGIFKEEDKIPSTREMAIELEVNPNTVIRTYEYLEQKEIIYNRRGIGYFIAANARQKVMETLQDPFLENTLPEIFKTILLLEIDFKEVTARFEKFRVEFQNETKKNS